One window from the genome of Pseudonocardia hierapolitana encodes:
- the yidC gene encoding membrane protein insertase YidC, with amino-acid sequence MFDIALFDPLYLAVSGVMWCWHQLFGFLLGPSSGAAWALSVVFLVLTLRALLIRPFLAQVRSARVMRELTPQLAALRTRHADDPARLLQETGALQRAHGVSAASTLLPVLLQVPVFLGLLHVLTSFTNPELANYAFGPDEVRSFLEARLFGVPLSAYLSMPHLDAVGVERWEVAVVTVPLVLLAALATHLTARLSLRQQPADGPLAGIMRWTPWVFPLGVLVGGAFFPFPVAILLYWLTNSAWTLVQQWLVLRPTPRPLQEGHLPATTLQEGGLAAIPAASKPPARVQRRHSSGHRRSRRRR; translated from the coding sequence TTGTTCGACATCGCCTTGTTCGATCCTCTCTATCTCGCCGTCTCCGGTGTCATGTGGTGCTGGCACCAGCTGTTCGGGTTCCTGCTCGGCCCGTCGAGTGGCGCCGCATGGGCCCTGTCCGTCGTGTTCCTCGTGCTGACGCTGAGGGCACTCCTGATCCGGCCGTTCCTCGCCCAGGTGCGGTCCGCCCGGGTGATGCGGGAGCTCACGCCGCAGCTCGCCGCGCTCCGCACCCGGCACGCCGACGATCCGGCCCGCCTGCTGCAGGAGACCGGGGCCCTGCAGCGGGCGCACGGAGTGAGCGCGGCGAGCACCCTCCTGCCGGTGCTGCTGCAGGTGCCGGTGTTCCTCGGCCTGCTGCACGTGCTGACGAGCTTCACGAACCCCGAGCTCGCCAACTACGCGTTCGGCCCCGACGAGGTTCGTTCGTTCCTCGAGGCCCGGCTGTTCGGGGTGCCGCTCTCGGCCTACCTGAGCATGCCGCACCTCGACGCGGTCGGGGTCGAGCGCTGGGAGGTCGCGGTCGTCACCGTGCCCCTCGTCCTGCTCGCGGCACTGGCCACGCACCTCACGGCCCGGCTGTCGCTGCGCCAGCAGCCTGCGGACGGCCCGCTCGCGGGGATCATGCGGTGGACGCCGTGGGTCTTCCCCCTGGGCGTCCTGGTCGGCGGTGCGTTCTTCCCGTTCCCGGTGGCGATCCTGCTCTACTGGCTCACGAACAGCGCCTGGACGCTGGTGCAGCAGTGGCTGGTGCTCCGGCCTACCCCGCGGCCGTTGCAGGAAGGCCACCTTCCCGCAACGACGCTGCAGGAAGGTGGCCTTGCTGCAATCCCGGCCGCTTCGAAGCCGCCGGCGCGAGTACAGCGGCGGCATTCGTCGGGGCACCGTCGGAGCCGACGGCGCCGCTGA
- a CDS encoding alpha/beta hydrolase, whose amino-acid sequence MSYPFDPELAAAVAMMPVVEISDVPSARAQAAEMFASVYGEPDRSGVQVRDELVPGPDGAPDVRLRIYTPDRPVAPAAIYDVHGGGFILGAIDMFDGKNLRLARELGVTVVTVEYRLAPEHAYPAPLEDCYAGLVWTAKNADSLDIDPDRIAIHGESAGGGLCAGLALLARDRGGPSIAFQYLGVPELDDRLDTPSMRAFTDTPIWNRPNAVVSWDSYLGPGKRGTPDVPIYAAPARATDLTGLPPAYVSVMEFDPLRDEGIAYALGLMQAGVSVELHAFPGTFHGSAMVEQAAVSKREADEALAVLRRALKL is encoded by the coding sequence ATGAGCTACCCGTTCGACCCCGAGCTCGCCGCAGCAGTGGCGATGATGCCGGTCGTCGAGATCAGCGACGTCCCGAGCGCCCGCGCGCAGGCGGCCGAGATGTTCGCTTCCGTGTACGGCGAGCCCGACCGTTCCGGCGTCCAGGTCCGCGACGAGCTCGTCCCCGGTCCGGACGGCGCCCCCGACGTGCGGCTGCGGATCTACACCCCGGACCGGCCGGTGGCGCCGGCCGCGATCTACGACGTCCACGGCGGCGGCTTCATCCTCGGCGCGATCGACATGTTCGACGGGAAGAACCTGCGCCTCGCCCGCGAGCTCGGCGTCACGGTCGTCACCGTGGAGTACCGGCTCGCACCCGAGCACGCCTACCCGGCCCCGCTGGAGGACTGCTACGCCGGGCTCGTGTGGACGGCGAAGAACGCCGACTCGCTCGACATCGACCCTGACCGGATCGCGATCCACGGCGAGAGCGCAGGCGGTGGCCTGTGCGCGGGCCTGGCGTTGCTCGCGCGCGACCGCGGTGGTCCCTCGATCGCGTTCCAGTACCTCGGCGTGCCCGAACTGGACGACCGCCTCGACACGCCGAGCATGCGCGCGTTCACCGACACACCGATCTGGAACCGGCCGAACGCGGTGGTCAGCTGGGACTCCTACCTCGGCCCGGGGAAGCGCGGCACTCCCGACGTGCCGATCTACGCGGCGCCCGCCCGGGCCACCGACCTCACCGGGCTGCCACCGGCCTACGTCTCGGTGATGGAGTTCGACCCGCTGCGCGACGAGGGCATCGCGTACGCGCTGGGCCTGATGCAGGCCGGCGTCTCGGTGGAGCTGCACGCCTTCCCGGGGACGTTCCACGGCTCGGCCATGGTGGAGCAGGCCGCGGTGAGCAAGCGCGAGGCCGACGAGGCGCTGGCGGTCCTGCGCCGCGCCCTCAAGCTCTAG
- a CDS encoding DUF6412 domain-containing protein, whose amino-acid sequence MTPVSRLVALAGALFAMLAGTTVEPALLVGALGTLVVAWVVAREVAAVLPVLSGTGPVVAARDHHRALARRPVPRHRDPDAPGHTRSRAPSEPLPAA is encoded by the coding sequence ATGACTCCGGTGTCGCGACTCGTCGCCCTCGCCGGAGCGCTCTTCGCGATGCTGGCGGGCACCACCGTCGAGCCCGCCCTCCTCGTCGGTGCCCTCGGCACCCTCGTCGTCGCGTGGGTGGTGGCCAGGGAGGTCGCGGCGGTCCTGCCCGTGCTCAGCGGCACCGGCCCGGTGGTCGCCGCCCGCGACCACCACCGGGCACTCGCCCGCAGGCCAGTGCCGCGCCACCGCGACCCGGACGCCCCCGGGCACACCCGCTCCCGAGCGCCGTCGGAGCCCCTCCCGGCGGCGTAG
- a CDS encoding PucR family transcriptional regulator — MKGLLLRLSAVDADAEAAVRVIAYFDALVERGATPVELVRATAALAECPAGMDRTGTEPLVFRPDGSSAGEVVVTGSVEIGPDAGRVWLARDGGAGPLDDLVLERLAISARLLAVPQRRTPAPDLADPGLVELVLAEREAPEDRARALRLLGLDTEVPVRALAVAADGDPGAAAVALVTRGRPVRAARVAVIGGRAAMLLQPHESAATVVADLRVAFEARARERATAPAVRVGVGRPVPGLEARTSWMQAKLALRFATADDAIIDHAELGSLALLGELPPEQLRAQPDVAALDALPATDVAALEAFCRTGSLRKAAALLHLHHSSVADRLARVEHELGWRLDEPGDRFRARFALLARRLASGPVRGTRA; from the coding sequence GTGAAGGGTCTGCTCCTGCGGCTCTCGGCGGTCGACGCCGACGCCGAGGCCGCGGTGCGGGTGATCGCCTACTTCGACGCCCTCGTGGAGCGCGGCGCCACCCCGGTGGAGCTCGTGCGCGCCACCGCGGCACTGGCCGAGTGCCCGGCGGGCATGGACCGGACGGGCACGGAACCGCTCGTGTTCCGCCCCGACGGATCGTCCGCCGGCGAGGTGGTGGTCACCGGCAGCGTAGAGATCGGGCCCGATGCCGGGCGGGTGTGGCTCGCCCGCGACGGCGGGGCCGGGCCGCTGGACGACCTCGTGCTGGAGCGGCTCGCGATCAGCGCCCGCCTGCTCGCGGTCCCGCAGCGCCGCACGCCCGCCCCGGATCTGGCCGATCCCGGCCTCGTCGAGCTGGTGCTCGCCGAGCGGGAGGCGCCGGAGGACCGCGCGCGGGCCCTGCGGCTGCTCGGCCTGGACACCGAGGTCCCGGTGCGCGCCCTCGCGGTCGCGGCCGACGGTGACCCGGGCGCGGCCGCGGTCGCGCTCGTCACCCGGGGCCGGCCCGTGCGGGCCGCGCGTGTGGCCGTCATCGGGGGCCGGGCCGCCATGCTGCTGCAGCCGCACGAGTCGGCCGCCACGGTGGTGGCGGATCTCCGGGTCGCCTTCGAGGCGCGGGCCCGCGAGCGCGCCACCGCACCGGCCGTACGGGTCGGCGTCGGCCGGCCGGTGCCGGGCCTTGAGGCCCGCACGTCCTGGATGCAGGCGAAGCTCGCCCTGCGCTTCGCCACAGCGGACGACGCGATCATCGATCACGCCGAGCTCGGGTCGCTCGCCCTGCTGGGTGAGCTGCCACCCGAGCAGCTCCGCGCCCAGCCCGACGTCGCTGCGCTGGACGCCTTGCCGGCCACCGACGTGGCCGCGCTCGAGGCGTTCTGCCGCACCGGGTCGCTGCGCAAGGCGGCGGCGCTGCTGCACCTGCACCACAGCTCCGTGGCCGACCGGCTCGCCCGCGTCGAGCACGAGCTGGGCTGGCGCCTCGACGAGCCGGGAGACCGCTTCCGCGCCCGGTTCGCCCTGCTCGCGCGGCGGTTGGCCAGTGGCCCGGTCCGGGGAACTAGAGCTTGA
- a CDS encoding GNAT family N-acetyltransferase has translation MLTVAPDALRPWFTPERPGPLVFEHVARTGHGTVRVDRWPDPRVVIAELPSNLSLRGDPDYLPPADLAELTGFVDAPPEWLPALRASDPDVAPWNRLIAVLPDTAATPTPAPDVRLLTGDDASALAGLSAESGWIAQTWGGVPGMLAAGVARGVVVDGQIAAIAVPFYLGGTYEDIGVVTEPGHRRKGLSTACAGALIADIRARGHVPTWSTSPDNTGSRGVAARLGFVHVRDDVLYALRTPVPTS, from the coding sequence GTGCTCACCGTCGCGCCCGATGCGCTGCGCCCCTGGTTCACGCCCGAACGCCCGGGCCCGCTGGTCTTCGAACACGTCGCGCGCACCGGCCACGGCACCGTCCGGGTGGACCGCTGGCCCGACCCGCGGGTGGTGATCGCCGAGCTGCCGAGCAACCTCTCGCTGCGCGGCGACCCGGACTACCTGCCGCCCGCCGATCTGGCCGAGCTCACCGGGTTCGTCGACGCCCCGCCCGAGTGGCTGCCCGCCCTGCGCGCGTCGGATCCGGACGTCGCGCCGTGGAACCGGCTGATCGCCGTGCTGCCCGACACCGCGGCGACGCCGACACCCGCCCCGGACGTCCGGCTGCTCACCGGCGACGACGCATCCGCGCTCGCCGGCCTCAGCGCCGAGAGCGGGTGGATCGCGCAGACCTGGGGCGGGGTGCCCGGCATGCTCGCAGCGGGCGTCGCGCGGGGCGTCGTCGTGGATGGGCAGATCGCCGCGATCGCCGTGCCGTTCTACCTCGGCGGCACCTACGAGGACATCGGCGTGGTCACCGAGCCCGGTCACCGCAGGAAGGGGCTGTCCACGGCGTGCGCGGGCGCGCTGATCGCCGACATCCGGGCCCGCGGCCACGTGCCCACCTGGTCGACGTCGCCGGACAACACGGGCAGCCGCGGGGTCGCGGCGCGGCTGGGCTTCGTGCACGTGCGCGACGACGTCCTCTACGCGCTCCGCACGCCGGTCCCGACGTCCTAG
- a CDS encoding endonuclease/exonuclease/phosphatase family protein: MPDSVDIPPADVADQLAALSGVLDRQLRAKTPTNLLVGTWNVRAFDRFDAKWRSVGGDSPIRDRSNVACIAEIVRRFDVVAVQEVRRSALAFQTMMRDLGEQWAFLVTDVTDGRAGNSERLAFVYDTTRLRPSGLACELVVAAKDAAVPVGSMTEQFARTPYAVGFARDDVRFTLVTLHVLYGDAPADRIPELSAIAQWLARWSASKDPWGENLIALGDFNIDRRGDPLYEAFTSTGLQPPAALNHIPRTIFDDPDAGPDNQHFYDQIAWFPDGRAKLSMPFVNAGTFDFTNRIVPADTEVQLSWRISDHLPLWCEFTTS, from the coding sequence ATGCCGGACTCAGTCGACATTCCCCCGGCCGACGTGGCCGACCAGCTCGCGGCGTTGTCGGGCGTGCTGGACCGGCAGCTCCGGGCCAAGACGCCGACGAACCTGCTCGTCGGTACCTGGAACGTGCGCGCGTTCGACCGGTTCGATGCGAAGTGGCGATCGGTGGGCGGGGATTCGCCGATCCGAGACCGCAGCAACGTCGCATGCATCGCCGAGATCGTCCGCCGCTTCGACGTCGTCGCGGTTCAGGAGGTGCGCCGCAGCGCCCTGGCCTTCCAGACGATGATGCGCGACCTGGGTGAGCAGTGGGCGTTCCTGGTCACCGACGTCACCGACGGCCGGGCCGGGAACAGCGAGCGCCTCGCGTTCGTGTACGACACCACTCGCCTGCGACCCTCCGGGCTGGCCTGCGAGCTCGTCGTCGCCGCGAAGGATGCCGCCGTGCCGGTCGGCAGCATGACCGAGCAGTTCGCCCGGACCCCCTACGCGGTCGGTTTCGCCCGTGACGACGTCCGCTTCACCCTCGTCACGCTGCACGTCCTCTACGGCGACGCCCCGGCCGACCGGATTCCGGAGTTGAGCGCGATCGCGCAGTGGCTGGCCCGGTGGTCGGCGAGCAAGGACCCGTGGGGTGAGAACCTCATCGCCCTGGGTGATTTCAACATCGACCGGCGCGGCGACCCGCTCTACGAAGCGTTCACCTCGACCGGCCTGCAGCCGCCTGCAGCGCTGAACCACATTCCACGCACCATCTTCGACGATCCGGACGCCGGACCCGACAACCAGCACTTCTACGATCAGATCGCCTGGTTCCCCGACGGCCGAGCCAAACTGTCGATGCCGTTCGTCAACGCGGGCACCTTCGACTTCACGAACCGGATCGTCCCGGCCGACACGGAAGTGCAGCTGTCCTGGCGGATCTCCGACCACCTACCGCTCTGGTGCGAGTTCACCACGTCATGA
- a CDS encoding ATP-dependent helicase, giving the protein MDPVSALDGFSPATADWFRGAFAAPTAAQEGAWSAAQAGRHALVVAPTGSGKTLAAFLWALDRLAAGPPADTAHRCRVLYVSPLKALAVDVQRNLRSPLAGIRQAATRLGLPVPDIAVGMRTGDTPADERRQFARTPPDVLVTTPESLFLLLTSAARESLRGVETVIVDEVHAVAGTKRGAHLALSLERLDELLTKPAQRIGLSATVRPIDEVSTFLAGARPVEVIQPPIPKTIEVSVEVPVPDLAALDEQPAVGSSDEEVIGSAAGTAQRPSIWPAVERRLLQLVREHRSTIVFSNSRRLAERLTARLNELAAEEVEEAADLDTVLDTFPAEAIGQSGIGGGALPTVAKAHHGSMSREQRTLVEEELKSGRLPCVVATSSLELGIDMGAVDLVVQVEAPPSVASGLQRVGRAGHQVGAVSRGVVFPKYRGDLVSCAVVAERMTSGAIESMRYPRNPLDVLAQQVVAMTALEPWQLGDLARVVRRAAPFAALPESALHAVLDMLAGRYPSEEFGELRARITWDRVTDTLHGRPGAQRLAVTSGGTIPDRGLFTVMTPGGADGRGSRVGELDEEMVYESRVGDTFLLGTSSWTVQDITHDRVIVTPAPGQPARMPFWKGEQIGRPLELGRAVGAFVREMAGLSEEAARERATAAGLDAWAVDNLVAYLHEQREATRHVPSDRTILVERFRDELGDWRLVVHSPFGSKVNGPWALAIAARMRERRGVEVHASAADDGIVLRLPDAVDDSGAEVTPTAEDVLLDPAEVEQVVVAELGGSSLYASRFRECAARSLLLPRRDPRRRTPLWQQRQRASQLLTVAGRYEQFPVTLEAMRECVQDVYDLPGLRELMGDVQSRKVRVVEMTTPAPSPFARSLLFGYVGMFLYESDAPLAERRAAALSLDSTLLAELLGSEAIRELLEPEVVAEVEAQLQRLAPDRHVRDAEGAADLLRFLGDLTTEEAAARGVSEEWLHELEAARRSIRVRIAGEERWLAIEDAGRIRDALGAALPVGVPETFTEPVADPLGDLVLRYARTRGPFAAAECAARFGLGVAVVAGVLDRLVGAGRLVRGELRPLALQPVGAHAVDPVEYCDAEVLRRLRRASLARLRAEVEPVEQQALGRFLPAWQGVQAAPGGDRRGRMRRAPGAEDVLGVVEQLAGAPLPASALESLILPARLPGYTPALLDELTAAGEVTWTGCGPLGGTDGWLAVAPADVADLLLPEPEPDTAATPLHRAVLAALGLPDLDAPPVGGGALFFRELADRAARTLLDAGEQAPADDAVVGAVWDLVWAGLLTNDTLAPLRGRLGGGGRSAPAHRTRRGPGRGRYAQLRAGRPAMPTRTGPPSVGGRWSLAVAREPDPTRRAHARAEAFLERHGVLTRGALGTERLSGGFAGVYRVLRAMEDSGRARRGYVVEGLGAAQFAVPGAIDRLRALSRPEGGPQARPSSVVLAAADPAQPYGAALPWPATVGESKHRPGRKAGALVVLVEGAPVLYVERGGKSLLSFGTEREELVAAAHALAGAVHEGWLGSLAVERADGVGSLGSDLADVLTEAGFRVTPKGLRLRA; this is encoded by the coding sequence ATGGATCCCGTGAGCGCGCTCGACGGTTTCTCCCCCGCCACCGCGGACTGGTTCCGCGGGGCCTTCGCCGCGCCCACCGCCGCCCAGGAGGGCGCCTGGTCTGCGGCGCAGGCGGGCAGGCACGCGCTCGTCGTCGCGCCCACCGGCTCGGGCAAGACCCTGGCCGCGTTCCTGTGGGCGCTCGACCGCCTCGCCGCCGGGCCACCGGCCGACACCGCCCACCGGTGCCGGGTGCTGTACGTCTCCCCGCTCAAGGCTCTCGCCGTCGATGTGCAGCGCAACCTCCGCTCCCCGCTCGCCGGCATCCGCCAGGCCGCCACCCGCCTCGGGCTGCCGGTCCCCGACATCGCGGTCGGCATGCGCACCGGCGACACCCCCGCCGACGAACGCCGCCAGTTCGCCCGCACCCCGCCCGACGTGCTTGTCACCACGCCGGAGTCGCTGTTCCTGCTGCTCACGTCCGCTGCGCGCGAGTCGCTGCGCGGCGTCGAGACCGTGATCGTCGACGAGGTGCACGCCGTCGCAGGCACCAAGCGGGGCGCCCACCTGGCGCTGTCCCTCGAACGGCTCGACGAGCTGCTGACGAAGCCCGCGCAGCGGATCGGGCTCTCGGCCACCGTGCGCCCGATCGACGAGGTCTCCACGTTCCTCGCGGGCGCGCGGCCGGTGGAGGTGATCCAGCCGCCCATCCCGAAGACGATCGAGGTGTCCGTCGAGGTCCCGGTGCCCGACCTCGCGGCGCTCGACGAGCAACCCGCGGTGGGCAGCTCCGACGAGGAGGTCATCGGCTCGGCGGCGGGCACCGCCCAGCGGCCGTCGATCTGGCCCGCGGTGGAGCGGCGGCTGCTCCAGCTGGTCCGCGAGCACCGGTCCACGATCGTCTTCTCCAACTCGCGGAGGCTGGCCGAACGGCTCACGGCCCGGCTCAACGAGCTGGCCGCGGAGGAGGTCGAGGAGGCGGCTGATCTCGACACCGTGCTCGACACCTTCCCGGCCGAGGCGATCGGCCAGTCCGGCATCGGCGGCGGCGCGCTCCCCACCGTGGCGAAGGCGCACCACGGGTCGATGTCCCGCGAGCAGCGCACGCTCGTGGAGGAGGAGCTCAAGAGCGGCCGGCTGCCCTGCGTGGTGGCCACGTCCAGCCTCGAGCTGGGCATCGACATGGGCGCCGTCGACCTCGTCGTGCAGGTGGAGGCCCCGCCGAGCGTGGCGTCCGGGCTGCAGCGGGTGGGGCGGGCGGGCCACCAGGTCGGCGCGGTCTCCCGCGGGGTCGTGTTCCCGAAGTACCGCGGAGACCTCGTGTCCTGCGCGGTCGTCGCCGAGCGCATGACGTCGGGTGCTATCGAGTCGATGCGCTATCCGCGCAACCCGCTCGACGTACTGGCCCAACAGGTCGTCGCGATGACCGCCCTCGAACCGTGGCAGCTCGGCGACCTCGCCCGGGTGGTGCGCCGCGCGGCGCCGTTCGCCGCGCTGCCGGAGTCGGCGCTGCACGCGGTGCTGGACATGCTCGCGGGGCGCTACCCGTCCGAGGAGTTCGGCGAGCTGCGCGCCCGCATCACGTGGGACCGCGTCACCGACACCCTGCATGGCCGCCCCGGCGCGCAGCGCCTGGCCGTCACCTCGGGCGGCACCATCCCCGACCGGGGCCTGTTCACGGTCATGACGCCCGGCGGGGCCGACGGGCGCGGCTCCCGCGTCGGCGAGCTGGACGAGGAGATGGTCTACGAGTCGCGCGTGGGCGACACCTTCCTGCTCGGCACGTCGAGCTGGACGGTCCAGGACATCACCCACGACCGCGTGATCGTCACACCGGCGCCGGGGCAGCCTGCGCGGATGCCGTTCTGGAAGGGCGAGCAGATCGGGCGACCGCTGGAGCTCGGCCGGGCTGTCGGGGCGTTCGTGCGGGAGATGGCGGGCCTGTCGGAGGAGGCCGCGCGCGAGCGGGCCACGGCCGCGGGTCTCGACGCGTGGGCGGTCGACAACCTCGTCGCCTACCTGCACGAGCAGCGCGAGGCCACCCGCCACGTGCCGAGCGACCGCACCATTCTCGTCGAGCGGTTCCGCGACGAGCTGGGCGACTGGCGCCTGGTCGTGCACTCGCCGTTCGGGTCCAAGGTCAACGGGCCGTGGGCGCTCGCGATCGCGGCCCGGATGCGGGAGCGGCGCGGGGTGGAGGTGCACGCCTCGGCCGCCGACGACGGGATCGTGCTGCGGCTGCCCGACGCCGTCGACGACTCCGGCGCCGAGGTCACGCCCACCGCCGAGGACGTGTTGCTCGACCCGGCCGAGGTGGAGCAGGTCGTCGTCGCCGAGCTGGGCGGCTCGTCGCTCTACGCGTCCCGGTTCCGGGAGTGCGCGGCGAGGTCGCTGCTCCTCCCCCGCCGCGACCCACGCCGGCGCACCCCGCTCTGGCAACAGCGCCAGCGCGCGTCGCAGCTGCTCACGGTGGCGGGGCGCTACGAGCAGTTCCCGGTCACCCTGGAGGCGATGCGCGAGTGCGTGCAGGACGTGTACGACCTGCCCGGCCTGCGTGAGCTGATGGGCGACGTGCAGTCGCGCAAGGTGCGCGTGGTCGAGATGACCACCCCGGCGCCGTCGCCGTTCGCGCGCAGCCTGCTCTTCGGCTACGTCGGGATGTTCCTCTACGAGTCCGACGCCCCGCTCGCCGAACGCCGGGCCGCGGCGCTCTCGCTCGACTCCACGCTGCTCGCCGAGCTGCTCGGGTCGGAGGCCATCCGCGAGCTGCTCGAGCCGGAGGTGGTGGCGGAGGTCGAGGCGCAACTGCAGCGGCTCGCGCCCGACCGGCACGTCCGCGACGCGGAAGGCGCGGCCGACCTGCTCCGGTTCCTCGGCGACCTCACCACCGAGGAAGCGGCTGCGCGCGGGGTGTCCGAGGAGTGGCTCCACGAGCTGGAGGCCGCTCGCCGCTCCATCCGCGTACGCATCGCGGGTGAGGAACGCTGGCTGGCCATCGAGGACGCCGGACGGATCCGTGACGCGCTCGGCGCCGCACTCCCGGTCGGGGTGCCGGAGACGTTCACCGAGCCGGTCGCCGACCCGCTCGGCGACCTCGTGCTGCGCTACGCCCGCACCCGCGGGCCGTTCGCAGCGGCCGAGTGCGCCGCCCGCTTCGGGCTCGGGGTCGCGGTCGTCGCGGGCGTGCTCGACCGGCTCGTCGGCGCGGGACGGCTGGTGCGCGGCGAGCTGCGCCCGCTCGCCCTGCAGCCCGTCGGTGCCCATGCCGTCGACCCCGTCGAGTACTGCGACGCCGAGGTGCTGCGCCGGCTGCGGCGGGCGTCGCTCGCGCGGCTGCGGGCCGAGGTCGAGCCCGTGGAGCAGCAGGCACTCGGCCGGTTCCTGCCCGCGTGGCAGGGCGTCCAGGCCGCGCCGGGCGGGGATCGACGCGGCCGGATGCGCCGGGCTCCGGGCGCGGAGGACGTGCTCGGGGTCGTCGAGCAGCTCGCCGGGGCACCGCTGCCGGCCAGCGCGCTGGAGTCGCTGATCCTGCCCGCTCGGCTGCCCGGGTACACGCCCGCGCTGCTCGACGAGCTCACCGCGGCGGGCGAGGTCACCTGGACCGGCTGCGGTCCGCTCGGCGGCACCGATGGCTGGCTCGCCGTCGCTCCGGCTGATGTGGCCGACCTGCTGCTGCCCGAGCCCGAACCCGACACGGCGGCCACCCCGCTGCACCGCGCCGTCCTGGCCGCGCTGGGCCTTCCCGACCTCGACGCCCCACCCGTCGGCGGGGGCGCGCTCTTCTTCCGCGAGCTCGCCGACCGCGCGGCGCGCACCCTGCTCGACGCCGGGGAACAGGCGCCGGCCGACGACGCGGTTGTCGGCGCGGTCTGGGACCTGGTCTGGGCCGGGCTGCTCACCAACGACACGCTCGCGCCCCTGCGCGGCCGGCTCGGGGGCGGCGGCCGGTCGGCGCCCGCCCACCGCACGCGGCGCGGCCCGGGCCGCGGCCGGTACGCGCAGCTGCGCGCCGGACGCCCCGCCATGCCCACCCGCACCGGCCCGCCGTCGGTCGGCGGGCGCTGGTCGCTCGCCGTCGCACGCGAGCCGGATCCCACCCGCCGGGCCCACGCCCGCGCCGAGGCGTTCCTCGAACGCCACGGCGTGCTCACCCGCGGCGCGCTCGGCACCGAGCGCCTGAGCGGCGGGTTCGCCGGGGTCTACCGCGTGCTGCGGGCGATGGAGGACTCCGGCCGCGCCCGCCGCGGGTACGTCGTCGAAGGGCTCGGGGCCGCTCAGTTCGCGGTACCCGGCGCGATCGACCGGCTGCGGGCGCTGTCGCGTCCCGAGGGCGGCCCGCAGGCGCGGCCCTCCAGCGTGGTGCTCGCCGCCGCCGACCCGGCCCAGCCCTACGGGGCTGCTCTTCCGTGGCCCGCCACGGTTGGCGAGAGCAAGCACCGCCCCGGCCGCAAGGCGGGTGCGCTCGTGGTGCTCGTCGAGGGTGCCCCGGTGCTGTACGTCGAGCGGGGCGGGAAGTCCCTGCTGTCGTTCGGGACGGAGCGGGAGGAGCTCGTCGCGGCCGCCCACGCCCTCGCCGGCGCCGTGCACGAGGGGTGGCTCGGGAGCCTGGCGGTGGAGCGCGCCGACGGGGTCGGCTCGCTGGGATCCGACCTGGCGGACGTGCTCACCGAGGCCGGGTTCCGCGTCACGCCGAAGGGGTTGCGGCTGCGGGCCTGA
- a CDS encoding response regulator: MGPIRVLIVDDHPVVRDGLRGVLDGESDMQVVGEAGHGAEALARVRATSVDVVLMDLRMPVMGGVEAIGELRRVAPDARVLVLTTYDTDRDVLPAIEAGATGYLLKDTPREELLRAVRAAHRGEAVLSPAVAGRLMGQVRGPAQATLSARELEVLRLVAAGSTNRETAQRLFISEATVKTHLLHIYAKLEVRDRASAVAAGYQRGLLTP; this comes from the coding sequence ATGGGCCCGATCAGGGTGCTGATCGTCGACGACCATCCCGTCGTTCGCGACGGGTTGCGTGGTGTGCTCGACGGGGAGTCGGACATGCAGGTGGTCGGCGAGGCGGGCCACGGCGCGGAGGCGCTGGCGCGGGTCCGGGCCACCTCGGTGGACGTCGTGCTCATGGATCTGCGGATGCCGGTCATGGGCGGCGTCGAGGCGATCGGGGAGCTGCGCCGCGTCGCGCCCGACGCCCGGGTGCTCGTGCTCACCACCTACGACACCGACCGCGACGTCCTCCCGGCGATCGAGGCGGGCGCAACCGGCTACCTGCTGAAGGACACCCCGCGTGAGGAGTTGCTGCGCGCCGTGCGAGCGGCCCACCGCGGGGAGGCGGTGCTGTCACCGGCGGTGGCGGGCCGGCTCATGGGCCAGGTCCGCGGACCGGCGCAGGCCACACTGTCCGCGCGGGAGCTGGAGGTGCTGCGGCTCGTCGCGGCGGGCTCCACCAACCGGGAGACGGCGCAGCGGCTCTTCATCAGCGAGGCGACGGTCAAGACCCACCTGCTGCACATCTACGCCAAGCTCGAGGTGCGCGACCGCGCGTCCGCCGTGGCCGCCGGCTACCAGCGGGGCCTGCTGACGCCTTAG
- the yidD gene encoding membrane protein insertion efficiency factor YidD, whose product MGEHAGEESEEERRNRRRRRREERRDTADAVGDTCEFIDSVRGCGTGCSRLGRGRGGSDGCSCDGPCDFPLLRVSPLLLVAAAMVPARGASGLVRAALLGYQRWLSRFTPVCPSTPSCSAYALGAVARHGARRGLRLAAARVRGCSS is encoded by the coding sequence GTGGGAGAGCATGCGGGAGAGGAGTCGGAGGAGGAGCGGCGGAACCGCAGGCGGCGACGGCGCGAGGAGCGCCGGGACACGGCCGACGCGGTCGGCGACACCTGTGAGTTCATCGACTCGGTGCGCGGGTGCGGCACGGGCTGCTCGCGGCTCGGCAGGGGGCGAGGCGGGAGCGACGGGTGCAGCTGCGACGGGCCCTGCGACTTCCCGCTCCTGCGCGTGTCGCCCCTGCTCCTCGTGGCCGCTGCCATGGTGCCGGCACGCGGGGCGAGCGGGTTGGTGCGCGCAGCCCTGCTCGGCTACCAGCGGTGGCTGAGCCGCTTCACCCCCGTGTGTCCCTCCACACCGAGCTGCAGCGCGTACGCGCTCGGCGCCGTCGCGCGCCACGGCGCTCGCCGCGGGCTCCGGCTGGCCGCCGCACGGGTACGAGGCTGTTCGTCATGA